The sequence GCCACGCTCCCGCGGGTGCGCCCCATACCCAGCCCCATCGATCCGCACGCTCCTCAGGTGTTGACCTCTCGATTGTCCCTTACTACCAGGCCCACATGACGAAACCGGAGGCAGTGGCTCGGAACGGGGAGCTGCGGCAGCCTAGATTGTCACGTTGAGCCCGGCCGTGTAGCCAGCAGCAGCGGACCCGGTCATCGTTGCCAGCTGGTAGATGCCGCCGTCGTTCCCGAACACGTTGTCCGACTTGAGCGTTGTGCGGGTCATGTTCGCGACGCTGCGCTCGTACCCGGGGGTGGCGTACACGTCGTCGCAGGCCGCCTGCGGCAGCGCGATCTGGGAGACGGCCAGGACCTGCCCGGCAGCCGTTGCATTGTTCATGGACTCGAACACCTCGAAATGGATGTGCGGCCAGCGCCCGGAGTAGGCGGCCGGGAAGATCGACGTGAAGGTGACCTGCCCGTTGGCATCGGCTTCCTGCACACCGCGCAGGTAGTTTTCGTTCTTCAGGCTCGAGTCGTACATCGAGTATTTCCCGTCCCGGTCACAGTGCCACGCGTACACCGCGGCGCCGGCCATCGGGGCGCAGCCGTTGGCGTTGTCCAGGAGGGTCAGCGTGAACGTCAGCGGAATGCCCTCGGCCTTCGCTGAAGCTGTACCGAAGCTGGAGGTGATGTCCTTCCGCACCACCCCGGACGCCTC comes from Pseudarthrobacter sp. NIBRBAC000502770 and encodes:
- a CDS encoding intradiol ring-cleavage dioxygenase, encoding MSTSRAPRQPDLDQPHPDHDRGLEFDLNTLVSRRSLGLFLGAGGAVAALAACSPAGNTGSTSPSTTTTAAATTSAASATAPDAGTGTPTLTRAIAECGVEIPQETAGPYPGDGSNGPNVLEASGVVRKDITSSFGTASAKAEGIPLTFTLTLLDNANGCAPMAGAAVYAWHCDRDGKYSMYDSSLKNENYLRGVQEADANGQVTFTSIFPAAYSGRWPHIHFEVFESMNNATAAGQVLAVSQIALPQAACDDVYATPGYERSVANMTRTTLKSDNVFGNDGGIYQLATMTGSAAAGYTAGLNVTI